From Cannabis sativa cultivar Pink pepper isolate KNU-18-1 chromosome 8, ASM2916894v1, whole genome shotgun sequence, a single genomic window includes:
- the LOC115699698 gene encoding sphinganine C4-monooxygenase 1, which yields MGFEISDELLGTFVPILIYWAYSGIYALLGSLENYRLHSKKEEDEKNLVSKGTVVKGVLLQQTLQAMVALLLFTVTGSDDGGIGDSKPSLIVLARQFVTAMLVLDTWQYFMHRYMHHNKFLYKHIHSQHHRLVVPYAFGALYNHPVEGLLLDTIGGALSFLLSGMSPRASIFFFSFATIKTVDDHCGLWLPGNLFHLLFRNNTAYHDVHHQLYGSKYNFSQPFFVMWDRILGTYMPYSLDKRAGGGFEARPSKDYKDD from the exons atgGGTTTTGAGATTTCGGATGAATTATTGGGAACGTTTGTTCCGATTTTGATTTATTGGGCTTATTCTGGAATTTACGCTCTTCTGGGTTCTCTTGAGAATTACCGTTTACACTCGAAGAAAGAGGAGGATGAGAAGAATTTGGTCTCTAAAGGAACCGTGGTTAAAGGGGTTCTTCTTCAGCAAACCCTTCAGGCAATGGTTGCACTTCTTTTGTTTACG GTTACAGGGAGTGATGATGGGGGCATTGGAGATTCAAAGCCTTCTTTAATCGTCCTTGCAAGACAGTTTGTTACCGCAATGTTGGTCTTGGATACTTGGCAGTACTTCATGCACAGATACATgcatcacaacaagtttttgtaCAAGCATATCCATTCTCAACATCACCGGCTTGTTGTTCCCTATGCATTTGGAGCTCTTTATAATCATCCCGTGGAGGGACTTCTACTTGACACAATCGGTGGTGCCTTATCTTTTCTCCTCTCTGGCATGTCTCCACGAGCTTCCATCTTTTTCTTCTCCTTCGCCACTATTAAGACCGTTGATGATCACTGCGGATTGTGGCTGCCCGGAAACCTTTTCCACTTGTTGTTTAGAAACAATACAGCATATCATGATGTTCACCATCAGCTATATGGAAGCAAGTACAACTTCTCCCAACCATTCTTTGTCATGTGGGATAGAATCCTTGGAACCTATATGCCTTACTCATTAGACAAGAGGGCAGGAGGAGGCTTTGAAGCTCGGCCTTCAAAAGATTACAAGGATGATTGA